Within the Proteiniborus sp. DW1 genome, the region CTTGTCAAGCTGCAAATTTATTAAACGAAATCGTAAACAACTTTAAAGCAGATGAGCTACAGCAAAGAATGAAAGAAATGCATACTATAGAACATAGTGGAGATGAAGCTAGGCATGTGATGATAAAAAGGCTTGCAAAAGAGTTCATCACTCCAATAGAGCGTGAGGATATTATGGCTATGGCAGATTCTATAGATGAAGTAACAGATACTATTGAAGATGTTTTAATGTGTATGTATATGTATAATGTTTCATATGTGCGCGAAGATGCATTGAGGATGACAGAAATCGTTGTAAAGTGTTGTGATGCTCTTAAACAAATGTTGAGTGAGTTCCATAATTTCAGAAAGTCTCAGACATTACATAATCTAGTTGTGGAAATCAATAATTTTGAGGAAGAAGCAGACAAACTGTTTATGGAAGCAATAAGAAATCTGTATGTAACATGCAAGGATGTTTTAGAAATTACAGCATGGGATAAAATCTACAACTATTTAGAAAAATGTTGCGATGTATGCGAAAATGTTTCTAGTGTAGTAGAAAGTGTGATAATGAAGAATTCATAATATATTTAAAAGCACAGAGTATAGACGATAATAATCTTGTACTCTGTGCTTTTTATATTCCATATAAAATATTATAGGTCGATTTTTTTATTTTCCATTAAGAATTTTGCTGATATTCCTGGCTCTGTCATATGTATTGGGTCTAATACAGCATCTAGCTCTGATTCATTTAAAATATTATTTTCTAATATAATATTTCTTATAGGTTTACCAGTACTCATTGCTAATTTTGCAATTTCTGCAGCTTTTTTATATCCTATATGTGGACAAATAGCAGTGACAATTCCAATACTATTTTCAACTAAGTCTCTACATCTTTCCTTGTTTGCAGTAATTCCCTTAATACAATTTTCAGTGAGTGTGTTTATTCCGTTAGCTAGCATTTCTATAGATTGGAACAGATTGAAGAAAATTAATGGTTCAAAAGCATTTAACTCTAATTGTCCTGCTTCTGCAGCCATAGTTATTGCAACGTCATTACCTATAATCTTAAATGCTACTTGACTCATAACCTCTGGAATAACAGGATTAACCTTGCCTGGCATTATGGAAGAACCATTTTGTTTTGGTGGAAGATTAATTTCACCAAAGCCAGTTCTTGGTCCAGATGACATAAGCCTAAGGTCATTTGAAATTTTAGATAAGCTAACAGCACATGTTTTAATAGCAGAGGAAACAGATACAAAGCAATCTAAGTTTTGTGTTGAATCTACTAAGTCTTCTGCTTGGTGAAAATCAAAGCCAGTGACTAAACTAAGGTTAGGTACTACTCTGTCAAAATACTCATCATCAGCATTTACACCTGTACCTATTGCAGTTCCACCCATATTTACAACTTTAAGTTCTTCTTGAACCTTAGTAATTCTAGCTATATCTCTTTTTATTACAGAACTATAAGCTTTAAATTCTTGACCTAATCTAATAGGTACAGCATCTTGCATTTGGGTTCTTCCCATTTTAATTACGTCATTAAATTCTAATGATTTTTCTAAAAGTGCAGCATGTAACTTTTCTAACTCTCTAATAACCTTAGGAAGTAGCTTTAAAATAGTAATTTTACCTGCAGTAGGAATAACATCGTTTGTAGATTGTCCCATATTCACATGGTCATTTGGATGAACAAAATCATATGCTCCTTTTTCTCCACCTAACATTTCGTTAGCTCTGTTAGCAACAACCTCATTTATATTCATATTAGCAGAAGTACCTGCTCCACCTTGAATAGGGTCAACAATAAACTCATCATGAAGATTTCCTACAAGTATTTCATCGCATGCTTGAACAATTGCACTTTCAATCTTTTTAGTTAGCAATCCAACTTCTCTATTTGTTATTGCAGATGCTTTTTTTACAAGAGCAAGACTATTTATGAATTCTTCATGCATTCTAGTACCAGTTATATTAAAGTTCTCAGCTGCTCTTAAGGTTTGGACACCGTAATATGCATCTATAGGAACTTGTTTCGTACCTATAGAATCGCTTTCTTCTCTAAAATTGGTGAAACTGTCTGTTATACTCATATTATTTATCCCCCTTATGGATGATTATTGTATTGAAACTTAGATAATAGATATTAGTTTAAAACAACATGACTAAACGTCCAGACCGAGAATACTCTACCTGAACTTAAAATTATAAGGCTTTAACTTTTTACTCATGTAGTTTAAAAAAACAACAAATATCACATGCAAACCAATTATAGCCCTTTTTAATAAAATAATCAACTAGATGTCGAACTATGTCTTAAAAAAATCTTACTGATGTTCATTTCATGGCAACATCTACTAATCGTTGAAATATAAAGAATATTTAATAAATTACGTTTTGTTCAAATTGTAAAGAAACTAGGTTGATTATTGGATTAATAACAGATAGTCTATCCTAGAAAACAATCTTTTTTGTCGATAAAGAAGGATTTTGAACTTACTCATAGAATATAGGAACATGAATATGAGTGAATCGTAGCATATAAAATCAAAATGAGGTGACAATATTGCGAGAAATAGATGTAAATATCATACAAAAGCTAGTAGCAGAGAAATGTATATCTTCTAATATTTTCATAGAAGAAGACATAATGAATGCTTTTAAAGAGGCTAAAGAAAAAGAAAGCTCCACCGTTGGAAATATGATATTGGATATGTTAATTAAGAATGCAGAAGTAGCCAAGGAAGAGGCTATACCTTTATGTCAGGATACAGGAATGGTGGTAGCCTTTGTAGAGGTTGGACAAGAAGTTCATTTTGTAAATGGAAATGTAACTGATGCCATAAATAAAGGTGTAATTGATGGTTATAGAGATGGTTACTTAAGAAAATCAGTTGTAGATGATCCACTTCTTAGAAATAATACTAAAAATAATTCGCCAGCAGTTATTTACTACAATATAGTGCCAGGAGATAAAGTTAAAATAGAGCTTATGTTCAAGGGCTTTGGCAGTGAGAACATGAGTCAAGTTAAAATGCTCAAGCCTTCAGATGGAGAAGAAGGAGTATTTGATTTTGTAATAAAGGCAGTTAAAGATGCAGGACCAAATCCTTGTCCACCTATTATAGTAGGGGTAGGCATAGGAGGTACTATGGATAAGGCTGCTAATTTAGCAAAATATTCATTAATTAGGCCGATTGGATCTAGGAACAAGTTAGAACATCTTGCAAGACTAGAAGAAAGACTACTAGAGAAAATAAATACATTAGGAATAGGTCCGCAGGGTTTAGGAGGAGTTACTACTGCATTAGACGTGCATATTGAGTCCTATCCTACACATATTGCTGGGCTTCCAGTAGCAGTAAATATTAACTGCCATTCTTCTAGACATAGTACCATAGTTTTATAATTATATTTAGACTAGAGGTGAAAAAAATGACTATAAAATCGATAAACACTCCACTAACTAAGGATGTGTTAGGAGAACTTAGAGCTGGTGATGTAGTCTCTCTAACAGGTACAATTTATACAGGAAGGGACGCTGCTCATAAACGCTTAATGGAAACAATAAAAAACAAGGAAGAACTTCCATTTGATATAAAAGATGCAGTGATTTTTTATGTTGGCCCGACTCCTGCAAAGCCTGGAAAGGTTATAGGTGCTGCTGGTCCTACAACTAGCTATAGAATGGATAGTATGACTGTTCCCCTACTAGAACTAGGATTATCGGGCATGATTGGAAAGGGATTAAGAAGTGATGAAGTTATTGAAGGCATGAAAAAGTATGGAGCAGTATACTTTGCAGCAGTAGGTGGTGCAGGTGCTTTAATAGCAAGCTCTGTTAAGGAATCAGAAGTAGTAGCCTATGATGATTTAGGTACAGAGGCCATCAGAAAATTAAGAGTGGAAAATATGCCTTTAATAGTATGTATAGATACTTACGGAAACAATCTATATGAAAATAACAAATAGGAGAGGATAAGGTTCATGAAAGATTATAATGAATTGTCATTACAAATGCATAGAGAAAACAAAGGTAAAGTTAGTATTAAAAGTAAGGTTAAAGTTGAAAATAAAGATGATTTATCTATGGCATATACACCAGGGGTAGCTCAGCCATGTAAAGAAATAGCGAAGTGTAAAGACAAGGTATATGAATATACATTTAAAGGGAATTCAGTTGCTGTAGTAAGTGATGGTACAGCAGTGTTGGGATTAGGAGATATAGGACCATATGGTGCTATTCCAGTAATGGAAGGGAAGTCAATATTATTTAAAAATTATGCAGATGTAGATGCATTTCCTATATGTTTAAATACTACAGACATAGAAGAAATAATTAGAACAGTAAAACTATTAGAGCCTGTGTTTGGAGGTATAAATTTAGAAGACATAGCTGCACCAAAATGCTTTGAAATAGAAAGAAGATTAGATGAAGAGCTAGATATACCAGTTTTCCATGATGATCAGCATGGAACTGCTATAGTAGTATTAGCAGGACTTATAAATGGATTAAAATTAGCAGAAAAAAAATTTAAAGACTTAGAAGTTGTAATAAATGGAGCTGGGGCAGCAGGTGTTGCAATAGCAAAACTTCTACTAAGTGCTGGTGTAAAGGATGTAATCCTATGTGATACAAAAGGAGCCATATCTAAAGATAGGCAGGACTTAAATCCAATTAAAAAGGAAATGGCTGAAATAACAAACAGAAGTTCACAAAATGGTGAATTAAAGGATGTTATAGTTGGTAAGAATGTTTTTATTGGGGTGTCTTCAGCTAACTGCTTAACTAAAGACATGGTTAGAACAATGGGCGACAAACCAATGATTTTTGCTATGGCAAATCCGATACCAGAGATTATGCCAGATGATGCTAAGGAAGCAGGAGCCTTTATAGTAGGAACAGGAAGATCTGATTTTGCTAATCAAATAAATAATGTTCTAGCATTCCCAGGTATATTCAGAGGTGCTTTAGATGTAAGGGCTAGTAGAATAACTGAGAATATGAAAATTCAAGCAGCATATGGAATTGCAAATGTAGTTAAAGAAGATGAGCTAAGCGTAGATATGATAATACCAAGCCCATTTAATAAGGAAGTAGCTGTGGCAGTTGCAGAAGCAGTTAAGAAAGCAGCTATTGAAGATGGTGTAGCTAGAATATAGTTTTACAGAGAAAGCCTTGACTAGACTGAAAGCCTAATCAGGGCTTTTATGTTATAGTTCTCTATATAGAAGAGAATAAAATTGTTCATAAATGTAATTTTTGCTGAAAGAAATTATTATAAAATACATGCTAAGAGGCAGATACTATAAGTTAAAAGGGAGGAAGATTTTTATGTCACGGAAAGCATTTAATGCTAAGGATGCAGTAGCCGTTGGTCCATACTCACATGCAGTAGAATCAGGAGATACAGTTTATTTTTCAGGACAAACTCCTATAGACTCAAATACAGGCAAGCTCGTAGAAGGTAGTATTACGGAGCAAACTGAGCAGTGCTTTAAAAATCTGTTTAGCGTACTTGAAGCTGCAGGGCTTACCCCTGATGATGTGGTTAAGGTAAATGTATTTCTTACAAATATGGATAACTTTTCTGCAATGAACCAGGTATATGAAAGACAATTTTCAAGCCCATATCCTGCAAGAACTACAATAGGAGTTGCGTCGTTGCCATTAGGAGCACAGGTTGAAATAGAAATGATTGCTAGGAAAAAGTAGATATTTTTATACAGACAAAGCAGATATATTCATGGTGGTACTATACGAGAGAAGCAAGAGATAGAACTGTAGGCTGAAGAATTGACTATTTTATAGTGACTGAAAGATTAAAGGACAAACTGATAGATGCACAGGTCCATTATGATATTATGGACAGTGAACATTGTCAGGTAGTACTTGAAATTATGTAAATAAGTGACAGGAGAGTGTACTCTTGTCACTTATTTATTAATCTTACTATTTGTAAAACACGTGTCCACCGATACGTGTTACATATGTCTTGTTATTTATAATCCATTTACCTGCTGCTTTATCTGGATTGAAAAAGTAAGTTGAAGCTCCTACTGGCTTAACACCATTTAGAGCATCTTTTGCTACTTGTATACTTTCTTCCGATGGGCTATTGTAGATAGTTCCATCTTCTACTGGGCTAAATTGAGGAATACCTTTATAGTATTCGAATATTACGCCCTTTATCGTGTTAGGGAAATCACTTGAAGCCACTCTGTTTAGGACAACATTTCCTACAGCTACTTTCCCTCTATATGGCTCCCCACCAGCTTCTGCATGGATAATACGAGAAAGCCAATATAAGTCTGTGTTACTGCTACCAGAGTTTGTCCCACGTGAAGCTGAAGTTCTATACAATAATGATTGAGTTTGTCTACCTGCAATTCCATCAATGAGTATCTTGTTAGCTTTTTGAAACTCAATAACTGCTTTTTCAGTTCTGGGACCGAAGATACCATCAACATTTCCAGCCCAGAAGCCTTTATTATTTAAAGTCTGTTGTAATTTAGATACTTCTGGCCCCCTGCTCCTAAACTTTAAAACTGTATAATTTTCAGTAGCAAAGACACTTGTTATGTTCAGTAAGATTAATACTATTACTAAAATTAATACTACAATTCCTCTTTTACGTATTTTCATTGAAAACACTCCTTCCTATTTTGCTTCCGAAGTTAGCTGACGGGTTCGGGATAGAAGGCTCCCTACTATGAGACTCATAGATTAACCCCTTTAATGGTTCCTCCGTACCTAAATATATAGGATTCAGCAAGCATAGTGTTTTGGGCATAAAGTTATTATATAGGTCCAAAAAAGTTATGTCAACCTTTATTCAAGATTAGAACAAATTACATATTAGGCCATATTAAACCACTATTAATAGGAGTAAGCGTTAATATATAAATAGATTGACAATGTAATTGGATATATGATTACTTTAAGACAAGAAGTTTATATTAGTAGGTTATTTTAGCTGAATTTTCTATTTGAAAGGAAGAAAAGAATTGGATTAAATCGTATGAGTATTAGCATACAGTTTTTTAGTAATTTAAGTCTATTTTGACTATGAAATTGTATTAAAATCATTTATAATATCTTAGGTAATGAGTTTAAATATATAAACTTAGAACAGCAAAAAAATTTTCTTTTATTAGATTAGGAGTTTAAAAAAATGAATAAACAATTTTTTGATTGGAAGGATCAAATCCTAGATAATGGCTTAAGGGTAGTCTCTATAAAAAAAGATACAGAGCTTTGTTCTATTCACTTAGGAATTGATGTAGGTGCTGTTAATGAAGAGGAGAATGAAAAGGGACTTTGTCATTTTATTGAGCATATGCTTTTTAAAGGAACCAAAACAAGAACTAATATTGATATAGATCAAGATTTAGAAGATAGGGCAGGTTCATATAATGCTTATACAACATATACATCTACTGTTTTTTCAATAACTGCACTTCTTCAGGAGTTAGAAAAATCCTTGGAGATATTATCAGATATGGTAATAAACTCTACTTTTCCTTCCAAAGAAATAGAAAAAGAAAGAGGAGTTATCCTAGCAGAGTTTAGAAGTGGTTATGATGATGTAGAGCATTATAGTTATAGTAGGGTAAATAGTGTAGGTTTCGAGAAAAGCCCACTAAGATATGATATATTAGGTAAAGAAAGTATCATTAAAAATGTTACTAGAGAAAAAATAGTATCTTTTTATGAACAGTACTATATTCCCAATAATACTGTAATAAGCATAGTGTCTTCATTAGCTCATGAGGAAGTTATTGAAATGGTTAAGAAGTATTTTAGTTTATGGAAAAGGAAAGTACTAAAAAAGAAAAAGATATTAACTGAAAAGAACCGAAGTATAGAGGTTATCTCATATAAAAAAGAGATAGAGCAGAATACCATTGTGTACCTATACACCTTTTATGACCTAACTAGAGATGAAGAACTTGCACTAGAGATTCTTAACCATAAGCTTGGTAAAAGCGCAAACTCCATTCTTTTTAGGGCTTTAAGAGAAGATAAAGGAATATCTTATGATGTTTATTCAGAAATAGATGTAACTGATTATATAAAAACCTTATATATTTATTGTTCTGCATCTGAGGATGATATTTTGGAGGCTAAAGAAACGATAGATAATTGTATTAAAAACATTGTAAACAAGCATATAGTCATAGATGAGAGAAACATAAGTCTAATGAAAAAAGCTATGAAAACTGGAATAGCATCAATTCTTGAGGACTCAGAAGGTTTGTGCAACTATGTACTCCACCAGATGCTAATGAATAGAAGGATAGATGGCTTTTCAGAGGATTTAGAGGCCTTAAATAATATAAAAGCAGAAGATGTATATAAAGTAGCTGGAAAAGTTTTAAATGGAGCTACTATTCACATGCTACTCAATAAAAGATAATGAAAATCCTAGGCTTTAACTACAATCAGATTATATAAAAATAGGTATATACTGTTAAATCTATAGTTCCATATGTGTGTTAGAATATATAAGGCTGGCATAGCCAGCCCAAATATTTATAGTTTTTTTGTAATTAATTCAGCTATCTGAACTGCATTTGTAGCAGCACCTTTTCTGATGTTGTCAGCAACTACCCAAAGATTCAATCCATTTTCAACACTAAAATCTCTCCTAATTCTACCAACATATACTTGATCTGTTCCATCTGCGGTTAAGGGCATTGGATAAATGTTATTTTTAACATCATCCTGGACTATAATTCCTTTGCTCTCATTTAGGATTTTAAATATATCATCTATTTCAAAGCTTCTTTCAAATTCAATATTTACAGAAGCACTATGGCAATTTTTTACTGGGACTCTAACAGTTGTGGTAGTTATTTTTAAAGTATAATCATTCAATATTTTTTTAGTTTCTTCAATCATCTTCCTTTCTTCCTTAGTATAGCCATTTTCCATGAAGATATCTATGTGAGGTAAGCAATTGTATGCAATAGGGTGAGGATACTTAGTATGTTCTAATCCCTTCATTCCATTTTCTAAATCATTAATACCTCCAACACCTGAACCAGATACTGCTTGATAAGTTGAACATACTACTCTCTTTATCTTATATGTGTCGTGAAGTGGTTTCAAAGGAACCACTACTTGAATTGTGGAACAATTAGGATTTGAAATAATTCCATTATGCCATGTTATATCTTGCGGGTTTACCTCAGGTATTATAAGAGGAACGTCCTTATCCATTCTCCATGCACTACTGTTATCTATTACAATAACTCCTTTTTCTTTTGCAATAGGAGCATATTTTTTGCTTATTTCACCACCAGCAGAGAAAAGTGCAATATCTATATCCCTATTAAATGAACTATTCTTTAATTCTTCTACAATATATTCTTTATTTTCATATTTTAATTTTTTGTTTCTAGATTTAGCAGAAGCATAAAGGTATAAATTATTTATTGGAAATTTTCTTTCTTCAAGTATTTTTAGAAATGCTCTACCCACCATACCAGTAGCACCTACAATAGCTACATTAAACTTTTTCAAGTATGAACCACCTCCAAAATAATTAGCATTATAATATAACGCTTATAAATCTAATTACACTTACTGTTCATGACTAATATATTGTATGTTTTTAGATTATAAAAGTTTTTTTAAAAATTAAATTAAAGAAAGGACTTATATAGTCCTATCATTTGCTTAATAAAGATTAATACTTTCCGAATCCGCCTCCGAATAAAAAGAATATTACTAATATTATTAGTATAATGAATATTAGACTATCCTCAGATTCACCACCTAATAATCCGCCAAATAGACCTTTGTTTTCTGTCATGCACCAAACCTCCTAATATAAAATTATATATGTTATATTATGCTGAAGTCTTTTTTTGGTGCAAATAATATTTTTAAAACACTTTTATATAAATGCCATTTATGTTATTATTTTAATAATAACCTTAAGGTACTAAGCATATCAATAAAGCTTAATTTTATATGAACTTATAGTAAGGGAGGAAAAGAGATGGAACAGCTAAAGAAAAAGATATTAGAAGAAGGTAGTGTAGAAGAAGGGAATATTTTAAAGGTTGACAGTTTTCTAAATCATCAATTAGACATTAAGTTTCTAAATGAGGTAGGAAAAGAATTTAAAAGACTTTTTGATGATAGAAAGATAACAAAAATACTAACACTTGAAACATCAGGCATAGCTATAGCAAGTATTACTGCCCAGTATTTCAATGTTCCAGTAGTGTTTGCTAAGAAGATTGCAACAAAGAATCTTGATAAGGAAACTTATGAAAGTGATGTTTACTCATATACCAAGGGGAGAACCTATAAGATTAAGGTATCAAAAAAATATATTAAACCAGATGATCATATTCTTATTATTGATGATTTTTTAGCAAATGCACAGGCTGCATTAGG harbors:
- a CDS encoding DUF47 family protein, with the protein product MARKKDVNYFDTFVELAEYSCQAANLLNEIVNNFKADELQQRMKEMHTIEHSGDEARHVMIKRLAKEFITPIEREDIMAMADSIDEVTDTIEDVLMCMYMYNVSYVREDALRMTEIVVKCCDALKQMLSEFHNFRKSQTLHNLVVEINNFEEEADKLFMEAIRNLYVTCKDVLEITAWDKIYNYLEKCCDVCENVSSVVESVIMKNS
- a CDS encoding aspartate ammonia-lyase; translation: MSITDSFTNFREESDSIGTKQVPIDAYYGVQTLRAAENFNITGTRMHEEFINSLALVKKASAITNREVGLLTKKIESAIVQACDEILVGNLHDEFIVDPIQGGAGTSANMNINEVVANRANEMLGGEKGAYDFVHPNDHVNMGQSTNDVIPTAGKITILKLLPKVIRELEKLHAALLEKSLEFNDVIKMGRTQMQDAVPIRLGQEFKAYSSVIKRDIARITKVQEELKVVNMGGTAIGTGVNADDEYFDRVVPNLSLVTGFDFHQAEDLVDSTQNLDCFVSVSSAIKTCAVSLSKISNDLRLMSSGPRTGFGEINLPPKQNGSSIMPGKVNPVIPEVMSQVAFKIIGNDVAITMAAEAGQLELNAFEPLIFFNLFQSIEMLANGINTLTENCIKGITANKERCRDLVENSIGIVTAICPHIGYKKAAEIAKLAMSTGKPIRNIILENNILNESELDAVLDPIHMTEPGISAKFLMENKKIDL
- a CDS encoding fumarate hydratase; protein product: MREIDVNIIQKLVAEKCISSNIFIEEDIMNAFKEAKEKESSTVGNMILDMLIKNAEVAKEEAIPLCQDTGMVVAFVEVGQEVHFVNGNVTDAINKGVIDGYRDGYLRKSVVDDPLLRNNTKNNSPAVIYYNIVPGDKVKIELMFKGFGSENMSQVKMLKPSDGEEGVFDFVIKAVKDAGPNPCPPIIVGVGIGGTMDKAANLAKYSLIRPIGSRNKLEHLARLEERLLEKINTLGIGPQGLGGVTTALDVHIESYPTHIAGLPVAVNINCHSSRHSTIVL
- a CDS encoding Fe-S-containing hydro-lyase, translated to MTIKSINTPLTKDVLGELRAGDVVSLTGTIYTGRDAAHKRLMETIKNKEELPFDIKDAVIFYVGPTPAKPGKVIGAAGPTTSYRMDSMTVPLLELGLSGMIGKGLRSDEVIEGMKKYGAVYFAAVGGAGALIASSVKESEVVAYDDLGTEAIRKLRVENMPLIVCIDTYGNNLYENNK
- a CDS encoding NADP-dependent malic enzyme codes for the protein MKDYNELSLQMHRENKGKVSIKSKVKVENKDDLSMAYTPGVAQPCKEIAKCKDKVYEYTFKGNSVAVVSDGTAVLGLGDIGPYGAIPVMEGKSILFKNYADVDAFPICLNTTDIEEIIRTVKLLEPVFGGINLEDIAAPKCFEIERRLDEELDIPVFHDDQHGTAIVVLAGLINGLKLAEKKFKDLEVVINGAGAAGVAIAKLLLSAGVKDVILCDTKGAISKDRQDLNPIKKEMAEITNRSSQNGELKDVIVGKNVFIGVSSANCLTKDMVRTMGDKPMIFAMANPIPEIMPDDAKEAGAFIVGTGRSDFANQINNVLAFPGIFRGALDVRASRITENMKIQAAYGIANVVKEDELSVDMIIPSPFNKEVAVAVAEAVKKAAIEDGVARI
- a CDS encoding Rid family detoxifying hydrolase; this encodes MSRKAFNAKDAVAVGPYSHAVESGDTVYFSGQTPIDSNTGKLVEGSITEQTEQCFKNLFSVLEAAGLTPDDVVKVNVFLTNMDNFSAMNQVYERQFSSPYPARTTIGVASLPLGAQVEIEMIARKK
- a CDS encoding cell wall hydrolase; its protein translation is MKIRKRGIVVLILVIVLILLNITSVFATENYTVLKFRSRGPEVSKLQQTLNNKGFWAGNVDGIFGPRTEKAVIEFQKANKILIDGIAGRQTQSLLYRTSASRGTNSGSSNTDLYWLSRIIHAEAGGEPYRGKVAVGNVVLNRVASSDFPNTIKGVIFEYYKGIPQFSPVEDGTIYNSPSEESIQVAKDALNGVKPVGASTYFFNPDKAAGKWIINNKTYVTRIGGHVFYK
- a CDS encoding pitrilysin family protein; amino-acid sequence: MNKQFFDWKDQILDNGLRVVSIKKDTELCSIHLGIDVGAVNEEENEKGLCHFIEHMLFKGTKTRTNIDIDQDLEDRAGSYNAYTTYTSTVFSITALLQELEKSLEILSDMVINSTFPSKEIEKERGVILAEFRSGYDDVEHYSYSRVNSVGFEKSPLRYDILGKESIIKNVTREKIVSFYEQYYIPNNTVISIVSSLAHEEVIEMVKKYFSLWKRKVLKKKKILTEKNRSIEVISYKKEIEQNTIVYLYTFYDLTRDEELALEILNHKLGKSANSILFRALREDKGISYDVYSEIDVTDYIKTLYIYCSASEDDILEAKETIDNCIKNIVNKHIVIDERNISLMKKAMKTGIASILEDSEGLCNYVLHQMLMNRRIDGFSEDLEALNNIKAEDVYKVAGKVLNGATIHMLLNKR
- a CDS encoding aspartate-semialdehyde dehydrogenase, which translates into the protein MKKFNVAIVGATGMVGRAFLKILEERKFPINNLYLYASAKSRNKKLKYENKEYIVEELKNSSFNRDIDIALFSAGGEISKKYAPIAKEKGVIVIDNSSAWRMDKDVPLIIPEVNPQDITWHNGIISNPNCSTIQVVVPLKPLHDTYKIKRVVCSTYQAVSGSGVGGINDLENGMKGLEHTKYPHPIAYNCLPHIDIFMENGYTKEERKMIEETKKILNDYTLKITTTTVRVPVKNCHSASVNIEFERSFEIDDIFKILNESKGIIVQDDVKNNIYPMPLTADGTDQVYVGRIRRDFSVENGLNLWVVADNIRKGAATNAVQIAELITKKL
- a CDS encoding xanthine phosphoribosyltransferase; the protein is MEQLKKKILEEGSVEEGNILKVDSFLNHQLDIKFLNEVGKEFKRLFDDRKITKILTLETSGIAIASITAQYFNVPVVFAKKIATKNLDKETYESDVYSYTKGRTYKIKVSKKYIKPDDHILIIDDFLANAQAALGLMDIINKGGATLEGIGIVIEKGFQDGGKLLREQGVNLKSLVIIDSFDGDKVKFR